In the Streptomyces spororaveus genome, ACGTGCACCACAGCGCGGACCTGCGCCGGGCGGTCAACGACCTCGTCCTGTCCAAGTCCTTCGACAACGGCATGATCTGCGCGTCCGAGCAGGCGGTCATCCTGGACACCGACGTGTACGACGAGGCGCTCGCCGAATTCCGGCGCCTGCACGCGTACGTCGCCACGGCCGAGGAGAAGCGGAAGCTGGAGACCTACCTCTTTCCGCCCGACCCGGCCGGCCGACAGGGCCGCGTCAACCCGGCAGCCGTCGGACAGAGCCCCGACCGGATCGCCGAGCAGGCCGGGTTCACCGTACCCGCGGACACCTCGCTCATCCTGGCCGAGGCGAGCCACGTCGGGCCCGACGAGCCGCTGACGCGGGAGAAGCTCTGCCCCGTCCTCACCGTGCTCCGGGCAGCGTCCACCGAGGAGGGCTTCGATCTCGCGGCCGACATGGTCGACTTCCACGGGCAAGGACACAGCGCGGTGATCCACACCGGGGACCCGGCCCTCGCCGAGCGCTACGGCCGTCGTATGAAGACCGTACGGATCATCGTCAACTCGCCGTCCTCGCAGGGAGCGATCGGCGGCATCTACAACCGTCTGGTCCCGTCCCTGACCCTGGGCTGCGGTTCCTGGGGCAGTACTTCGGTCTCGGACAACGTCTCGGCCGCCCAGCTGCTCAACATCAAGCGCGTCACCACCCGGCAGAACAACATGCAGTGGTTCAAGGTGCCGCCGAAGATCTACTTCGAGCCCCAGGCCATCCGCTACCTCGCGGCGATGCCCGACGTCCACCGCGTCACCGTGGTCACCGACGCGACCATGACCCGGCTCGGTTACGTGGAGCGCGTCAGCCGTGTCCTGCAACAGCGGCAGCAACCCGTGACCATACAGGTCATCGACGACGTCGAGCCGGAGCCGAGCATCGACTCCGTACAGCGTGGCGCCGCCCTCATGCGCGACTTCCGGCCGGACACCATCATCGCCCTGGGTGGCGGATCCCCCATGGACGCGGCGAAGGTGATGTGGCTGCTGTACGAACAGCCGGACGTCGACTTCGCCGACATGCGGCAGAAGTTCTCCGACATCCGTAAGCGTGCCTTCCGCTTCCCCGTGCTCGGCAAGCAGGCCCGTCTCGTCTGCGTTCCCACCACCTCGGGAACCGGCGCCGAGGTCACCCCCTTCGCCGTGATCTCCGACCCGGCGACCGGCAAGAAGTACCCGCTGGCCGACTACGCCCTGACCCCCAGCGTCGCGATCATCGATCCCGTCCTGACCAACGACCTGCCGGCGTCGCTCGCCGCCGACAGCGGCTTCGACGCCCTCACCCATGCCACCGAGGCGTACGTCTCCGTCTATGCCAACGACTTCACCGACGGTCTGGCGCTGCACGCCATCAGGCTGGTCTTCGACCACCTCGAGGCGGCGGTCACCGGCGAGTCGGCACGGCGGAGCGTGGCACGGGAGAAGATGCACAACGCGGGCACCATCGCCGGCATGGCCTTCGGCAACGCCTTCCTCGGCATCGTCCACGCGATGTCCCACACCCTGGGCGCCACCTTCCACATCGCCCACGGGCGGACCAACGCAATCCTCCTGCCGCACGTGATCCGCTACAACGGCACCGTTCCCGGCAAGCTGACGGGATGGCCCAAGTACGAGAGCTACCGCGCGCCCGAGAGGTTCCAGGACATCGCCCGTGCCCTCGGGCTCCCCGCATCCACCCCCGCCGAGGGCGTGGCCTCGTACGCCGCCGCGGTGGAACGCCTGCGGGACGCCGTGGGCATCGAACCGTCCTTCCGCGCCCTGGGACTTGACGAGGCCGCCTTCATCGGCGCGCTGCCGCAGCAGGCACTGAACGCCTATGAGGACCAGTGCGCCCCGGCCAACCCGCGCATGCCGATGCTGGACGACATGGAGGACATCATGCGCGCGGCCTACTATGCCGGGCCGCGGCCCCTTCCCTCCTTCTGACGGCGCGTAGGGCGGCGGCCCCTCTGCGGGCGGGCCGCCGAGACCGTGTGGACCCGGGGTCCAGGGCAGCCATCTGGGGCGCGGCCGCGTATGAGGGCCATCCGGCCCTGGCCGAAGGTCCCGCTCGCACGGCACGATGCAGTGGATCCGCCGGCGGGCGGAAGACTCGGCGAACTCGGAGTGTGCGATGACGGACAGCAGCGGCGGCCTCACCGGGAAGGAACCGGTCAGGGTCTTCCTCCTCGACGATCACGAGGTCGTGCGCCGCGGTGTGCACGATCTGCTGGACGCCGAGCCGGACCTGACCGTGGTAGGGGAGGCGGGCACGGTCGAGCAGGCGCTCGTCCGTGTGCCCGCGCTGCGCCCGCAGGTCGCCGTCCTGGATGTGCGCCTGCCGGACGGGGACGGCGTGAGTGTCTGCCGGGAGCTGCGCTCCCGCATGCCCGACCTCGCCTGCCTGATGCTGACGTCATTCGATGACGAGGAGGCGCTGCTCGACGCGATCATGGCCGGCGCGTCCGGATACGTGCTCAAGCAGATCACCGGAACCGACCTGGTGAACGCCGTGCGGACGGTCGCCTCCGGCCAGTCCATGCTGGACCCCGGCGCTACGGCGCGGGTGATGGCCCGGCTGCGCGGCGGACCTCAGCAGGAGGAGCTTCCCCAGGGTCTGCCCGGCCTGACGGAGCGCGAGCGTGAGATCCTCGCTCTTGTCGGGGAAGGGCTGACCAATCGTGAGATCGGTCAGCGGCTCTACCTGGCGGAGAAGACGGTCAAGAACAACATCTCCCGGCTGCTCGCCAAACTGGGCGTCGAACGGCGAGTGCAGGCCGCCGTCATCGCCACGCAGGCTCTGGCCGCCCAGGGAGACCAGAGCGGGCGGCTCGGCAAGGTGTGACGGCTGTGCCGGGATCCGAGCGCAGGTTCACGCGCCCGCGAAACGGCTGAGCGGCCCGGCCCGGCGTCCTTCTCGGACGTCGGGCCGGGCCGCTTCCGCATGTCTGCCGGAGAGGCCGGCCGGGGCCGTCCCCGAAGCGGGGCGGGGCCGTCAGGCGTGCGGCACGACAGCTACGGGGCAGCGGGCGTGGTGCCAGAACCGGATGAGCGACCGACCGCCCGGCGGTGTGCGGTCGTGTGGGGCCTACAGGACCCGCAGCAGGGACCTGTGGCCCCTCGGCGGGTGGGTCGTGGGCAGGCCACTGTGGAGATGCAAGGCCCTTCCCCGTTCTCCCGAGGAGCCGTTCATGTCCCGCACCGTCACCGTCGGCTTCGACGGATCCCGTGAGAGCCTCGCCGCCGTGGACTGGGCTGCCGGGGAGGCAGTGCGCCGCGCGGCGCCGCTCCGGATTCTCCAGGTCTGGAGCAAGGACGACGATCCGCGTACCCGCCTGGTGGCGCCGGCGACCGCTCAGGGGTGGGGTGAGCGGGCGCTCGGTACGGCGGGGAGGCGACTGCGCCGGCGCCACCCGGGTCTGCGGACCGAGACGCAGTGGGTCTGCGGTGACCCGGTGGAGGAGCTGTGTGCCGCCGCGGACGAGGCGGAGCTGCTGGTGCTCGGCTCCCGTGGCCTGGGCGGGCTGGCCGGCTTCCTCGCCGGATCCGTCTCGCTGGCCGTGCTCGCCCGGACCCGGGGCCCGGTCGTTCTGGTCCGCCCGCACAACCGCCCGGCGGCCGGGGAGGACGGGCCGGCCGGAGAGGTCGTGGTCGGCCTGGACGTGTCCGCACCCGGCGACGAGGTGCTCGCCTTCGGCTTCGCGGCGGCCGACCGGTACGGCTGCGGTCTGCGGGTACTGCACACCTGGGCCGTTCCGTCGCTCTACGGAGCCGACATGGGCGCCGCCCTGCAACTGATGTGGGCGGAAGTCGCGCAGGACGCGCGCCGGGCGCTCGACGAGGCGCTGGCCCCGTGGACGGAGAAATACCCCGGTGTTTCCGTCGTTCGTGAATGCCGCCAGGGCCGGCCGGCGCAGGACCTCGCGGAAGCCTCGCGAGGGGCCCGGCTGGTCGTGGTGGGTCGCCGGAACCGGCGTGCGCGGATCGGCACGCACATCGGGGCCGTCACCCACGCCGTCATCCACCACTCCCTGGCTCCCGTCACGGTCGTGCCGCACGACTGACCGACCGAACCGGCCGCTACCGTGCGGCATGCCGCCCCGCTTCCCGGGACCCGACATCCACCGAAGAGACAGGCGAGCAGCCATGACCACCTATGTGTACGACTTCTCCGAGGGCCGCCGGGACATGGCCGGTCTCCTGGGAGGCAAGGGAGCGAACCTCGCGGAGATGGCGCGCATGGGCCTGCCCGTGCCGCCCGGCTTCACCGTCACCACCGAAGCCTGCCGGATCTTCCTCGCCACGGGGCAGGCTCCGGACGGCCTCGACCGGCAGATCGGCGAGCATCTCGCGGCGCTGGAACGAGCCTCCGGGAAGCGGCTCGGCCAGGTGGACGACCCGCTCCTGCTCTCCGTCCGCTCGGGGGCGAGGTTCTCGATGCCGGGCATGATGGAGACCATCCTCGACATCGGGCTGAACGATCTCTCGGTCCTGGGCCTGGCCAAGACCCCCGAGCGCGAACGCTTCGCCTGGGACTCCTACCGGCGCCTCGTGCAGATGTTCGGCAGTACGGTCATGGGCGTCGACGGCTCCCACTTCGAGGCGGCGCTCGCCGCCGTCAAGCAGCAACACAGCCGGGGCGACGACACCCAGTTGGACACCTGCGACCTCATCCGGATCGTCGAAACCTTCAAGGACCTGATCCACGAGCGGACCGGGGAGGAATTCCCGCAGGATCCGGCCGAGCAACTCCGGCGGGCGGTCCTCGCCGTCTTCACCTCTTGGAACGGTGAGCGCGCACGTCTGTACCGCCGGCGCGAGCACATCCCGGACGATCTGGGCACCGCGGTCAACATCCAGACCATGGTCTTCGGCAATCTCGGTCCGGACTCAGGCAGCGGCGTCGCCTTCACCCGGGATCCGGCAACCGGCCGACCGGGCGTCTACGGCGACTACCTGCCCAACGCCCAGGGGGAAGACGTCGTCGCCGGCATCCGCAACACCGTGCCCCTCCAGGACCTGGCCGGTCTCGACCCCGCGTCGTTCGCGCGACTGCGCGGCTACATGGACCGGTTGGAGGCCCACTACCGCGATCTGTGCGACATCGAGTTCACCATCGAGCGCGGCACACTGTGGATGCTCCAGACCCGCGTCGGCAAGCGCACGGCCCAGGCCGCCTTCGCCATCGCCTCCCAGCTCGCCGACGAAGGACTGATCAGCGAGCGGGAGGCGCTGGGCCGGGTCGGCGGCGAGGCGCTCGCACGGCTGATGTTCCCCCGCTTCGCCACCACGGACTCGAGCGAGGTCATCGCGCGGGGCGTGCCCGCCTCACCGGGAGCGGCCGTGGGCGCCGTCGTGTTCGACTCCGCGGAAGCGGTCCGCAGGGCGGCCGCCGGCGAGAAGGTCGTTCTCGTACGTCAGGAGACGACGCCCGACGACCTGCCGGGCATGGTCGCCGCCCAGGCGGTGCTCACCAGCCGGGGCGGGAAGACCAGCCACGCCGCGGTCGTCGCGCGCGGCATGGGCAAGGTGTGCGTGTGCGGGGCGGAGGGCATCGTCGTGGACACCCGGCAGCGGCGCTTCAGCGCCGGTGGCGTGACGGTCACCGAAGGCACGGTCGTCTCCGTCGACGGGTCGGAAGGCGTGGTGCGCCTCGGCTCCGTACCCCTGGTCGACTCCGACGTCATGCGGTACTTCGAGGAGGGCGGCGTGCTGCCGGCCGACGGCACGGCCCGGCAGCCGGTGCGTGATGTGCACCGGCTCATGCGGCAGGCGGACGCCGTGCGGGGCCTGGAGGTCCGGGCGAACGCGGACACCCCCGAGGACGCGGCCCGCGCCCGTCGCTTCGGTGCCCAGGGGATCGGCCTGTGCCGTACCGAGCACATGTTCCTCGGCGACCGGCGCCCCCTGGTCGAGGCAATGATCCTCGCGCACGGCGACACCGAACGAGAGGCGGCACTCGCGGCGCTGCTGCCGCTGCAGAGGCAGGACTTCACCGGCATCCTCGAAGCGATGGACGGCCTGCCGGTCACCGTCCGGTTGCTCGACCCGCCACTTCACGAGTTCCTGCCGGACCGCACGGAACTCGCCGTCCGTCTCGCACGCGGCGAAGCGCTCGGAACACCGGCCGATCCGCACGACAGCGAACTCCTGGCGGCCGTCACGCGCATGCACGAGGAGAACCCGATGCTCGGCCTGCGCGGCGTGCGCCTGGGGCTGGTGGTGCCGGGGCTGGTGGCCATGCAGGTACGGGCCCTCGCCGAGGCAGTCGTGGCGCGCAGGCATGCGGGCGGAGACCCTCGGGCGGAGATCATGGTCCCGCTGGTGGACGCGGTCGAGGAGCTCCACCTCGTACGGGAGGAAGTGGACCGGGTCCTGGCAGAGGTTTCGCTGGAGACCGGCGTCGACGTCACCTGCCCGGTCGGAACCATGATCGAACTGCCCAGGGCGGCTCTCACCGCCGGCCGGATCGCGAAGGAGGCGGCGTTCTTCTCCTTCGGCACGAACGACCTGACACAGACCACCTGGGGATTCTCCCGCGACGACGTCGAAGCCGCGTTCTTCTCCGCGTACCTCGACAAGGGCGTCTTCCCCGTCTCCCCGTTCGAGACGATCGACCGTGAAGGCGTCGGCCGGCTGGTGCGGATCGCGGTCGAGGAGGGCCGGGCAGCCCGTCCGGACCTGAAGATCGGCGTGTGCGGGGAACACGGAGGGGACCCCGCTTCGGTCCACTTCTTCCACGGGGCCGGCCTGGACTACGTCTCCTGCTCGCCCTTCCGCGTCCCGATCGCCCGCCTTGAGGCCGGCCGGGCAGCCCTGGAATCGAACGGCACCGACGCGAGCGCATAGCCCCGCACCGTGCTGCCCGGGGGCGCGGAGAGCCACGTCGTCATGGACCCGTACCCGCCGCGGCTGCCGGGTGGGGCTCGTGACGCTCTGCGGGAGGGCCCATGGTCCCTCGCCCCGACGGGACCACAGGCCCTCCCGCCCCGCTCACCGGGGCCGGTCAGCGGGATCCGCCTTGCCTCTTCGACCCTGGCCGGCGACACAGCCGGCGGGAACCATCAGCAGGGAGAAAGGGCGATCGCCCACCTCGCCTCCGTCCCGGCCCAGGAGATGACGACATGACCGTGACCGTCCAGCACTCTGCCGACCCCGGCCCCCTCGTCACCCGGTCGTGGCGTGGTTTCACCGGCGAGGAGTGGCAGCGACACATCGATGTCCGTTCCTTCATCCAGGCCAACTACACGCCCTACGAGGGCGATGCGGCATTCCTCGCCGGTCCCACGGAGCGCACCCGCACCGTGTGGAAGACCGTCACCGCGCTCTTCCCGGAGGAGCGCCGCAAGGGGGTGCTCGACGTGGACACCGCCATGCCGTCCACCATCACCTCCCACGCGCCCGGCTACATCGACCGCGACCTGGAACTGATCGTCGGATTGCAGACCGATGCTCCGCTGAAGCGGGCGATCATGCCCAACGGCGGGCTGCGGATGGTGGACAACGCGCTGCGCGCGTACGGCTTCGAACCGGATCCGTTCGTCACCAAGGTCTTCGGCACGTACCGCAAGACCCACAACGACGGTGTCTTCGACGCCTACACCCCCGAAATGCTGGGCGCCCGCAGGGCCGGCATCATCACCGGCCTGCCAGACGCCTACGGGCGAGGCCGCATCATCGGCGACTACCGCCGCGTCGCGCTGTACGGAACCGCCCGGCTGATCGAGGCCAAGCGAGCCGAGCGGACCCGGCTCGACGAGACACCGTCCACGGCCGACGTGATCCGCGACCGCGAGGAACTGGCCGAGCAGATCAGGGCACTGGGCGAGCTGGAACGGATGGCCGTCTCCTACGGCTGCGACGTGTCCCGTCCCGCAGCCACCGCGCACGAGGCCATCCAATGGCTCTACTTCGGCTTCCTCGCCGCCGTGAAGGAGCAGAACGGCGCGGCGATGTCCCTGGGCCGCACCTCCACCTTCCTGGACGTCTACCTTCAGCGTGACCTCGACGAAGGGACAATCGACGAGAGCCGCGCCCAGGAACTCATCGACGACTTCGTGATCAAGCTGCGGATCGTGCGGTTCCTGCGCACACCGGAGTACGACGCGCTGTTCTCCGGCGACCCCACCTGGGTCACCGAGTCCATCGGCGGCATCGGAGAGGACGGCCGCTCCCTGGTCACCCGCACGTCCTTCCGCCTTCTCCAGACCCTGTACAACCTCGGCCCCGCCCCCGAGCCCAACCTGACCGTGCTGTGGTCCCCCCGGCTGCCGGCGGGCTTCAAGCAGTTCTGCGCCCGGACATCCATCGACACCAGCTCCATCCAGTACGAGTCCGACGACCTCCTTCGCCCCCGCACCGGCGACGACACCGCGATCGCCTGCTGCGTCTCCGCGATGGCGGTGGGCAAGCAGATGCAATTCTTCGGTGCCCGTGTGAATCTGGCCAAGGCGCTGCTGTACGCCATCAACGGCGGCCGCGATGAGATGAACGGCGAGCAGGTCGCCCCGGCGACGGCCCCGCTGACCGGCGAGCAGCTCGACTACGCCGATGTGGCCGACGCGTACGACCGCACGCTGGACTGGCTCGCCGCGACCTACGTCAACGCGCTCAACGTGATCCACTACATGCACGACAAGTACGCCTACGAGCGCATCGAGATGGCCCTGCACGACCACCCGGTGCATCGGACGATGGCCTGTGGCATCGCTGGGCTGTCCGTGGCGGCCGACAGCCTCTCGGCCATCAAGCACGCCCGTGTCAGAGTCATTCGGGATGCCACCGGGCTCGCCGTCGACTACCACGTCGCAGGCGACTACCCGACCTACGGCAACGACGACGACCGCGTCGACCGCATCGCGGTCGACCTGGTCCGCTCCTTCATGGCCAAGGTGCGCCGCCACCCGGCCTACCGGGGTGCCGAGCACACGCAGTCGGTGCTCACCATCACCTCCAACGTCGTCTACGGCAAGCACACCGGCAACACCCCCGACGGCCGCCGTGCGGGTACACCCTTCGCCCCGGGCGCAAACCCGATGAACGGACGTGACCGACACGGGATGGCGGCATCGGCGCTGTCGGTCGCGAAGATCCCGTATGACCAGGCCCGCGACGGCATCTCCCTGACGTCCACCATCACACCGGAGGGCCTGGGGCACGATCCGGCCGAACGTGCGGAACACCTCGTCGGGATCCTCGACGCCTACACCGCCGCAGGCGGTTTCCACATGAACGTCAACGTCCTCGACCGAGCCACCCTCGAGGACGCCATGGAACACCCGGACAACTACCCCGACCTGACCATCCGCGTCTCCGGCTACGCCGTCAACTTCGTCCGCCTCACGCGCGAACAGCAACTCGACGTCATCAACCGCACCTTCCACGGTGCGCGATGACCACGGGCCGCATCCACTCCTGGGACCTGTCCACCGGCGTGGACGGGCCCGGCACCCGGTTCGTTCTCTTCCTCAGTGGCTGTCAGCTGCGCTGCCTGTACTGCGCCAACCCCGACACCTGGCACATGCGCGACGGGCAGCCGGTCACCGTGGACGAAGTGGTGGGGCGCATTGAGCGGTACAGGCAGTTCACCACCCTGGCCGGTGGAGGCGTGACGCTGACCGGAGGCGAGCCTCTGCTCCAGTCCGCCTTCACCGCCGAGGTGTTCCGACGCTGCAAGGAGCTCGGCCTGCACACCGCACTGGACACCTCCGGCGCCCTCGGCACCCGCGCCGACGACGCGCTCCTGGCCGATACCGACCTGGTCCTGCTCGACATCAAGTCCTTCGACGCCGGCGTCTACATGCGCCTGACCGGCGGCCACCTTGCACCCACCCTCAACTTCGCCACCCGGCTGAACCGCCGCGGCGTCCCGACCTGGATCCGCTACGTCCTGGTTCCCGGCTGGACCGACGATCCGGCTGCCATCGATGGTCTGGGCCGCTTCCTCGCGGAACTGGACAACGTCGACCGCGTCGACGTCCTGCCTTTCCACAAACTCGGTACCCATAAGTACGACTCGCTCGGCATTCCCTTCCCGCTCCGCGACAATCCGGTTCCGGACGCCGCACTGGTCGAGCGCGTTCGCGACCAGTTCCGGTCACACGGCTTGCGGGCACGGTGAACCAGCCGAATGCGCGTCACACGAGACAGCGTCGGCCTGTCCGCGGACGGGCTCCTGTTCCGCCTTGGGACGCGTCACAACCAGCGTTGTACGGTTCCGGCCCAGCACATTCCGGCGCCGACAGCGGCGTGCAGAACGGTGCTCTCCGGGTGGAGGCGGCCTTGCTCCCGTGCCACGTGGAGTGCCATGGGGATCGAGGCCGCGCCCGTGTTGCCGAACGCATGCGCGGTGACGACCCTCGATCCTGGACAACCGAGACCGCCTCCCAATGGGCTGACCGAGAAACCTGGGCGGGGACCTTCGGCCCCTACGAGGTACCTAGGGCCCCTCTTCTGTCCGGCGCTGGGGTGTCAGCGTGGAGCTGTCCCCAAGAGCGGTCGGCCAGGAGGAGCTATGGAAAGCAACAGCAGAGGTCCGGACCTCGGATCGGTCATCGTCGGTGTCGATGGGTCCGAGCCTGCCCGGTGGGCGGCGCTCTGGGCGTCGGACGAGGCTGCGCGGCGCCGTCGCCCCCTCCACATCGTGTACGGGTCCGATGTCGACGGCCGGGTCCTCGAGCTTTCGGACGAGGACATGGAGAGGGTCCGTGTCGCAGGGCGTGAACTGCTGGACGTTACGGCCGAGGCCGTCCGGGCCCGGCATCCCGCGCTCTCGGTCACGACGGAGTTCAGCCGTAGCGGGCCTGCGATGAGCCTGCGCCGGGCCGCGAGCGACCGCGGCACCCTCGTCGTGGGCAACCGGGGGCCGGGCGGATTCAGCCCCTTGACCCTGGGCTCGGTCGGCCTCAAGGTCGCGGCGGACGCTCGTACACCCGTGGTCGTCGTGCGGGGGAGCGAGGACGAGGCCGCGCACGGTGTCGTGCTGGCCGCCGTGCGCGACGAGCGCGATCTCGATTGCGTCCGTCACGCCGCGCGCGAAGCAGAGCTGCGCAAGGCCTCGCTGCGGCTGCTGTACGTACAGGGCGTCCTGCAGTCCGTCGTCTCCGCGACGGGAGCAGCCGATGGTCAGAACGGGGTCGCCGGCCACCACGGGCAGAGCGTGAAGGCCGTAGCCGAGCAGATCCGGGCCGAGTGCCCCTCGCTGACGGTCCAGGCGGACGCGGAGAGGAGTGTGTCCGTCGCCGGGGTGCTGGTGGAGGCCTCCCGCCACGCCGATCTGCTGGTCATGGGTGGGCGCCGCTCGCCCGGCTACCTCGGGCGCACCCTGGGGCGCGTGACGCACAGCCTGCTGCACCATGCGCACTGCCCCGTCGAGCTGATCCCGCGGCACGCCGACGAGCACAGGAGCGAGGCGTCATGACGACCACCGAGACGGCCACCACCGAAGCCGGCGAGATTCTCGTCCGCATCGACCCGGCGGAGAACTGGTACGCGAGCTTGGCTCGGGCGGCAGCCGAGGCCGAGCAGCGCGGGCTGGGGCTTCGCCTCGTCCTCGCCACAGCCCCTCAACAAGATCTGCCCCCTGCCGCCGAGAGCCGAAGTGCCACGACCGGCCAGTGCCCTTCAGAGGCGGAACGGTGGGGCGAGGAGGACGTCCGCCGTGAAGAACGGGGCACAGGCGGAACGCAGTAGCGGCAGGCACACGCCGAGCCCGGCCGGTGGCCATCACCCGGCCGGGCTCGGCGCGCATGGGTTGCTCCGAGATCTGTGGTCAGCCGCGGACGGTCAGGGCAACCCGGCACACGTGATCGCTTCAAGGGTGCGGCACGAACGCGACCGGGACTGTGGCGTGGTGCAGGACAGCGTGGACGACCGGGCCGAGACGGGTTCCGATGGCGGAGCGGCGTATCCGCCGGCCGACGTCGACCAGTGAGGCGTCTGCCGAGGCTTCGACGAGCCGGTTCGCGGGTTGTCCCACGGAGCAGTCCACTTCGACACGGACTTCGGGGCCTCCACCAACCTTCGCGCGGGGTGGCCGGGGCGGATCTTCCTGGTGACGCGCAGGCCGGGGTACGCATGCCGCCACTGCTCGATCACCTGCGTCAGGTCTCGTGCGGTCCTTGCGTCTGCAGCTCCGGGCGCCATGGCCGAAGCGGTCAGCGCCGCATCGCTGCCGAGCCCGCGCTGGGTATGCGGGGTGTGTACGACTCGCAGGGGTACACCGAGCCGGTGGGCCCGGGAGAAGGCGTGGTCCAGAACATCGTCGTACCCCTCCTGCCGGGTGCGAGAGCCGACGAGCGGTGAATGGACGTCCGGTTCCAGGCTCCACACGTGCAGGAGGCGAAGGGCGAGACCGCGTCGGCGCGCTTCGCCCGCCGCCCAGGCGACGGAGGCCAGGCTCTCGCGAGATCCGTCGAGCCCGACGGTGATCGCCCGGGACCGGCGGACCCCGAGATCGGGTGGCGAGGCTGGCACGGGGTGGAACACGGAAGGACCGCCGGGCTGAAACGGCGAGCCGTGCTGTCGGGAGAGGCGAGCCACAGCTCAGGCGAAGACGGCCTTGAGGGCCCGCAGCGCCGTCAACGGGTCGGACAGCGCGTGGTAGACGGCCGGAACCTCCTGGTCGACGCCCAGCAGTTCGTACACCGCGTGCATAGCCCCGCGGACGGAGTACTCGACGGTGAAGACGACGTCTTCGGGGATCTCGGTGAACTGGCCGAGGAAGGCGAAGTTGGCCGACCCGGAGGGGACCACCAACGGCCGGTCGTGGAAGTCACGGCGCTCGAACTGGCTGGTGATGTAAGGCATCATCACCGTCGTGACGGCAGTGGTGGCGCACACCTCGTCGGCGATGTCGTCGAAGCCGAGGTGCCCGAGCAGTTCGATGAGGATCTCCTGTCCCGTGGCCTCCGACATCTTCTTGCCGGTCAACTCGCCCGGCTCGTCCACGAACAGTCCGTACCCCCAAAGGGTGAAGACGTCCTCGGGCTGGCCGGCGAAGTGCGGCTGGTGGGGCACGACCACCGACATCAACCACCGGGAGTCCTTGAACGTCATCAGCGCCCCGGTGCCGGGGGCATTGCCGGAGAACTCCTCGATCCGCTTGAGCAGCGCCGGGCTGCGCATCGTCAAGGTGAACGACTCCCACTTGGCTTCGTCGACGTTGCCGTTGAAGGCTCCGGGCCGACCGAAGTCGGGGGCCTTGCGGGCCAGCGTCTCCCACAGGTTCCAGGCGCCGTCGCGCTTGTCGCGGACCAGCTCGGGGACGGTGTCGTCGCCTCCGTAGCGGGCGTCCGCGGTCATGGAGCCGATGGTGATGAACGCGTAGTCCCGCGGCCCGAGTCTGTACGACCCCGCTGTGCCGTCCCGCTCGAAGAGGATGCGCTCGGCCCGGCGCTCGCCCGCCCCGCCGACGGCGAACTCCACATCGGTGACCCGGATTCCGCGCTCGATACGGACCCCCTGCCGCTCCAGCCACGCCTGTACCGGTCGAACGATCGAGTCGTACTGGTTCAGCCGGGTGCGCCGTACCCCGGCGAGGGTGTGGATACGGGGGAGTTCCTGGAGGAAGCGCAGGAAGTAGCGCTTGAGCTCGATGGCGCTGTGCCAGTTCTGGAAGGCGAAGGTGGTGCGCC is a window encoding:
- the adhE gene encoding bifunctional acetaldehyde-CoA/alcohol dehydrogenase, whose protein sequence is MTQATSDPRTTTDGTPSDTLIAVNLLVDNASKALADFESFTQEQVDHIVAKASVAALDQHTALARSAVEETGRGVFEDKAAKNMFACEHVTHSMSRARTVGVIGRDDIEGIIEIAEPVGVLCAVTPVTNPTSTTIFKALLALKTRNPVVFAFHPSAQACSTEAARIVRDAAVAAGAPAHCVQWIEAPSVEATSLLMRHPGVALILATGGNAMVKAAYSAGKPAVGVGAGNVPAYVHHSADLRRAVNDLVLSKSFDNGMICASEQAVILDTDVYDEALAEFRRLHAYVATAEEKRKLETYLFPPDPAGRQGRVNPAAVGQSPDRIAEQAGFTVPADTSLILAEASHVGPDEPLTREKLCPVLTVLRAASTEEGFDLAADMVDFHGQGHSAVIHTGDPALAERYGRRMKTVRIIVNSPSSQGAIGGIYNRLVPSLTLGCGSWGSTSVSDNVSAAQLLNIKRVTTRQNNMQWFKVPPKIYFEPQAIRYLAAMPDVHRVTVVTDATMTRLGYVERVSRVLQQRQQPVTIQVIDDVEPEPSIDSVQRGAALMRDFRPDTIIALGGGSPMDAAKVMWLLYEQPDVDFADMRQKFSDIRKRAFRFPVLGKQARLVCVPTTSGTGAEVTPFAVISDPATGKKYPLADYALTPSVAIIDPVLTNDLPASLAADSGFDALTHATEAYVSVYANDFTDGLALHAIRLVFDHLEAAVTGESARRSVAREKMHNAGTIAGMAFGNAFLGIVHAMSHTLGATFHIAHGRTNAILLPHVIRYNGTVPGKLTGWPKYESYRAPERFQDIARALGLPASTPAEGVASYAAAVERLRDAVGIEPSFRALGLDEAAFIGALPQQALNAYEDQCAPANPRMPMLDDMEDIMRAAYYAGPRPLPSF
- a CDS encoding response regulator, with the translated sequence MTDSSGGLTGKEPVRVFLLDDHEVVRRGVHDLLDAEPDLTVVGEAGTVEQALVRVPALRPQVAVLDVRLPDGDGVSVCRELRSRMPDLACLMLTSFDDEEALLDAIMAGASGYVLKQITGTDLVNAVRTVASGQSMLDPGATARVMARLRGGPQQEELPQGLPGLTEREREILALVGEGLTNREIGQRLYLAEKTVKNNISRLLAKLGVERRVQAAVIATQALAAQGDQSGRLGKV
- a CDS encoding universal stress protein; its protein translation is MSRTVTVGFDGSRESLAAVDWAAGEAVRRAAPLRILQVWSKDDDPRTRLVAPATAQGWGERALGTAGRRLRRRHPGLRTETQWVCGDPVEELCAAADEAELLVLGSRGLGGLAGFLAGSVSLAVLARTRGPVVLVRPHNRPAAGEDGPAGEVVVGLDVSAPGDEVLAFGFAAADRYGCGLRVLHTWAVPSLYGADMGAALQLMWAEVAQDARRALDEALAPWTEKYPGVSVVRECRQGRPAQDLAEASRGARLVVVGRRNRRARIGTHIGAVTHAVIHHSLAPVTVVPHD